The genomic interval GTTGTGTCTGATTGTTGGTCCCCACACAGCTCCCCACCCCTCATCTTCTGGCCCCACCCCTACAGACCCTGTCTGGGgtgaaggaggaggatgaggggccTCTGGAGGTTGACTCCTCGCCCCCAGGCAGTCCTGACTCCACGTCCAGCATGTCGGACAGTAGCAAGGAGCCAATGGGGAGAGGAAAGGTATGACCTGGGGGCAGGGCGAACAGGTTGTATGGTTGAACAGATTAATCGATGTGTGTTCTTTCCTCTTGTCAAGTTTGCATGGTAActtgggtgagagagagagaaaggaacagTGGTGGCCAGAGAGTAAAGTAATCACTTAACTATGAGGCAAGTAAAGAAGATGTCAGCAAAAAGTAGACAATTAGTGGGTGTCTTAGTGGGTTCAGCTCAGCGGCCTGTAGTGTTCAACTCCCACCTGGGTTTCTCTGACTGGATGTGATGTGTGTTGACAGGAGACTCTTCCTCCTCCACGACCAGTGTTGAGCTCCACCCCCACGCCAACCATTGTACGGCCTGGGTCCCTCCCCATTCACCTTGGTTACGACCCCCTGCACCCGACACTGCCGTCGCCAACTTCTGTCATCACACAAACCCCACCCTCTAACAGACAACTGGGGTGAGTCTAATCTACCAACATCTGTCTATATTTgtattctctctgtctttttcattTATACCAATCTCCTGTTCTCAGCTCTCCGACAGGCTCCTTCCCACTGGTAATGCATCTCCCCAATGGACAGACGgtccctctcctccccagccCAAATATGACCTCAGTCATATCTGTGagaatcaatcacatttatttataatgcCCTTTTTACATCGGCAGTTTTAGTGAAAGTAATAGATGTCTAATTAACAATAACATACTTGATAATGGCAGATATTGGTACGTGTTATTTTGTCCTCTTATTTAGTCTCTTCTTTTGTAATGTGTAGCTGGCGAGGCCATTTAATATGGTGCCCAACATCCCTGGGATTCCAGGCCCTCCGATTGGTGGGACCAGCAGCGGCTCCTCCTCCCCATCTGGGTATAGTCTACACTCAGAGGCCAAGATGGTGAGAGGCGCATGCACTGGCGGACACACACTACACACCGCACACAGAGTTAAGGACCAAATGGCAGTGGGACTACCCGTCGCAGTGGAAGGCAAAGGGAGCCAAAATAACTTGTAGTTTTGCAACCCTAGGAAGGCATGTTGTTGACATCTGtatgacatttctgtgtgtgtccctccctctctgtagaGGCTGAAGGCGGCGCTGACCCAGCAACAGCATGGCCTGGGGGCTCAGAACGGGGCTGGAGGGGGCACAGGGGGGGTGGGAGAGGGcacagggggggtgggggggggaccGGGATCCAGCCCCGCTGTCCCCCAGAGACATGAGCAGTGCCAGCAGCCCTCGCAGCATTCTGACACCCCCTCACCTGCACAGCCACAGGTAAAACACATACTGATACAATACCTAAGGGTCAGGTGGAATCTACTAGACGCAGGGTGGCCTTTATCTCCAGAAATGATAAAAATACTggaaagaacactgaacaaactaaaacCATGTTTTGTAGATTAAATATGCTGGCAACTCTGTAAAGGTATTGATAAGAGAACTTCTCTGCAGATTCCGTCTGACCCTATATATTTGGTAATGCATTATCTCATGTCGCTTGCATGTATTTGCgtacattttgtgcacaaacaGTGAATACAAAAATGCACAGGCACACTCTCATGCATATATGATTTACATATACTCACACAGCAAACCAGCAGTGGCTCCTCCTCTCCATTTGGGTATAGTCTACATTCAGAGGACATGATGGTGAGAGGCGTATACACGGTAACACTTTGAAATACACATTCAAATgcacttttacacacacacacacacacacacacacacacacacacacacacacacacacacacacacgctcacactcttgcattctctctctctctctctctctctctctctctctctctctctctctctctctctctctctctctctctctctctctctctctctctctctctctctctctctctctctctctctctctctctctctctctctctctctctctctctctctc from Salvelinus alpinus chromosome 2, SLU_Salpinus.1, whole genome shotgun sequence carries:
- the LOC139560236 gene encoding cyclic AMP-dependent transcription factor ATF-7-like isoform X1, with protein sequence MGDDRPFVCTAPGCGQRFTNEDHLSVHKHKHEMTLKFGPARTDSVIIADQTPTPTRFLKNCEEVGLFNELASSFEQEFRKAHEDDQRNKNPVRLPTPHLLAPPLQTLSGVKEEDEGPLEVDSSPPGSPDSTSSMSDSSKEPMGRGKETLPPPRPVLSSTPTPTIVRPGSLPIHLGYDPLHPTLPSPTSVITQTPPSNRQLGSPTGSFPLVMHLPNGQTVPLLPSPNMTSVISLARPFNMVPNIPGIPGPPIGGTSSGSSSPSGYSLHSEAKMRLKAALTQQQHGLGAQNGAGGGTGGVGEGTGGVGGGPGSSPAVPQRHEQCQQPSQHSDTPSPAQPQQTSSGSSSPFGYSLHSEDMMVRGVYTVSPAQPTGGRRRRGAEADPDERRQRFLERNRAAASRCRQKRKVWVGSLERKAEDLATMNVSLTNEVGLLRNEVTQLKQLLLAHKDCPVTAMQKAAAYLAAGGEESSRDPPSEPMGSTALVIQHGPSAPVPSPGAITVNGLSVCAAEAVAMSVLAGMGAAHQGGVLMAPQPQPAPR
- the LOC139560236 gene encoding cyclic AMP-dependent transcription factor ATF-7-like isoform X2; translation: MGDDRPFVCTAPGCGQRFTNEDHLSVHKHKHEMTLKFGPARTDSVIIADQTPTPTRFLKNCEEVGLFNELASSFEQEFRKAHEDDQRNKNPLPTPHLLAPPLQTLSGVKEEDEGPLEVDSSPPGSPDSTSSMSDSSKEPMGRGKETLPPPRPVLSSTPTPTIVRPGSLPIHLGYDPLHPTLPSPTSVITQTPPSNRQLGSPTGSFPLVMHLPNGQTVPLLPSPNMTSVISLARPFNMVPNIPGIPGPPIGGTSSGSSSPSGYSLHSEAKMRLKAALTQQQHGLGAQNGAGGGTGGVGEGTGGVGGGPGSSPAVPQRHEQCQQPSQHSDTPSPAQPQQTSSGSSSPFGYSLHSEDMMVRGVYTVSPAQPTGGRRRRGAEADPDERRQRFLERNRAAASRCRQKRKVWVGSLERKAEDLATMNVSLTNEVGLLRNEVTQLKQLLLAHKDCPVTAMQKAAAYLAAGGEESSRDPPSEPMGSTALVIQHGPSAPVPSPGAITVNGLSVCAAEAVAMSVLAGMGAAHQGGVLMAPQPQPAPR
- the LOC139560236 gene encoding cyclic AMP-dependent transcription factor ATF-7-like isoform X4, which gives rise to MGDDRPFVCTAPGCGQRFTNEDHLSVHKHKHEMTLKFGPARTDSVIIADQTPTPTRFLKNCEEVGLFNELASSFEQEFRKAHEDDQRNKNPVRLPTPHLLAPPLQTLSGVKEEDEGPLEVDSSPPGSPDSTSSMSDSSKEPMGRGKETLPPPRPVLSSTPTPTIVRPGSLPIHLGYDPLHPTLPSPTSVITQTPPSNRQLGSPTGSFPLVMHLPNGQTVPLLPSPNMTSVISLARPFNMVPNIPGIPGPPIGGTSSGSSSPSGYSLHSEAKMRLKAALTQQQHGLGAQNGAGGGTGGVGEGTGGVGGGPGSSPAVPQRHEQCQQPSQHSDTPSPAQPQQTSSGSSSPFGYSLHSEDMMVRGVYTVSPAQPTGGRRRRGAEADPDERRQRFLERNRAAASRCRQKRKVWVGSLERKAEDLATMNVSLTNEVGLLRNEVTQLKQLLLAHKDCPVTAMQKAAAYLG